One genomic segment of Paraburkholderia hospita includes these proteins:
- a CDS encoding family 2A encapsulin nanocompartment cargo protein cysteine desulfurase → MTMQTPTGSPLGASPLPDVQVPAPVLPAGLPDPAQLARLATEFFSALPGGVATPDISAGSGAVGGVPSALPAAAPILSSISNPAPPGSPLAGPGGTGTGVPGLSLPQGKVLGANLLPGAPTHILSLGNRAPALAPHAAAQNGLPDNVVTIAPAFEPRAGGAALGVPPVQGGGPVSAGSATRSAASSSHAATDAAPASPFYFMDTPGRGWSRSGEDFTMPGNGTAAPASFGLPGEQDLRELLSIHRFAPAADPYGVPRGGAPYFAEGAHAGTNPRASGAAVPAGHPPFDVNAIRRDFPILQERVNGKQLIWFDNAATTQKPQSVIDRLSYFYQHENSNIHRAAHTLAGRATDAYEHARETVQRFIGASSPEEIVFVRGTTEAINLIAKSWGEQNVGPGDEIVVSHLEHHANIVPWQQLASQKGAKLRVIPVDDSGQVLLDEYRKLLNDRTKIVSVTQVSNALGTVVPVAEIVDMAHRVGAKALVDGAQSVSHMRVDVQALDADFFVFSGHKIFGPTGIGVVYGKRALLEDMPPWQGGGNMISDVTFERTVFQPPPSRFEAGTGNIADAVGLAAALEYVTRIGIENIARYEHDLLAYATSVLAPVPGVRLIGTAHDKASVLSFVLKGYTTEEVGQALSQEGIAVRAGHHCAQPILRRFGLEATVRPSLAFYNTCDEVDAMISVVRRLSTRRA, encoded by the coding sequence ATGACTATGCAGACACCTACCGGTAGTCCGCTGGGCGCAAGCCCGTTGCCCGACGTGCAGGTGCCGGCGCCCGTATTGCCGGCAGGACTGCCCGATCCGGCACAGCTTGCGCGGCTCGCGACGGAGTTCTTCAGCGCATTGCCGGGCGGCGTTGCCACGCCGGACATTTCGGCAGGCAGCGGCGCGGTCGGTGGTGTGCCTTCGGCGTTGCCGGCTGCCGCACCGATCCTGTCGTCGATCAGCAATCCCGCTCCGCCCGGCTCGCCGCTTGCCGGACCGGGCGGCACCGGGACGGGCGTGCCGGGGCTTTCGCTGCCGCAAGGCAAGGTGTTGGGCGCCAACCTGCTGCCGGGTGCGCCGACGCATATCCTGTCGCTCGGCAATCGCGCGCCCGCGCTTGCGCCTCATGCCGCCGCGCAGAATGGACTTCCCGATAACGTCGTGACGATTGCGCCGGCGTTCGAACCGCGTGCGGGTGGCGCGGCGCTCGGGGTGCCGCCCGTGCAGGGCGGCGGACCGGTTTCGGCGGGAAGCGCGACACGGTCGGCCGCATCGTCTTCACATGCGGCTACGGATGCAGCGCCCGCGTCGCCGTTCTATTTCATGGATACGCCAGGACGCGGCTGGTCGCGTTCCGGTGAAGACTTCACCATGCCGGGAAATGGCACGGCCGCGCCCGCGTCGTTCGGCTTGCCGGGCGAGCAGGATCTGCGCGAGCTGCTGTCGATTCATCGCTTCGCGCCTGCCGCCGATCCCTATGGCGTACCGCGCGGCGGCGCGCCGTACTTTGCCGAAGGCGCGCATGCCGGGACTAACCCGCGCGCGAGCGGAGCCGCTGTGCCGGCCGGCCACCCGCCGTTCGACGTCAACGCGATTCGCCGCGACTTCCCGATCCTGCAGGAGCGGGTCAACGGCAAGCAGCTGATCTGGTTCGACAACGCGGCGACGACGCAAAAGCCGCAGTCGGTGATCGACCGGCTTTCGTACTTCTACCAGCACGAGAACTCAAACATCCATCGCGCCGCGCACACGCTTGCGGGCCGCGCCACGGACGCCTACGAACATGCGCGCGAAACCGTGCAGCGCTTCATCGGTGCTTCATCGCCGGAGGAGATCGTGTTCGTGCGTGGCACGACGGAGGCGATCAACCTGATCGCGAAGTCGTGGGGCGAGCAGAACGTCGGCCCCGGCGACGAGATCGTCGTGTCGCATCTGGAGCATCACGCGAACATCGTCCCGTGGCAGCAGCTTGCGTCGCAAAAGGGCGCAAAACTGCGCGTGATACCCGTCGACGATTCGGGCCAGGTGCTGCTCGACGAATACCGCAAGCTGCTCAACGATCGCACGAAAATCGTATCCGTCACTCAGGTGTCGAATGCGCTCGGCACCGTGGTGCCCGTCGCGGAGATCGTCGACATGGCGCATCGGGTTGGTGCGAAGGCGCTGGTCGACGGCGCGCAGTCGGTGTCGCACATGCGTGTCGACGTGCAGGCGCTCGATGCGGACTTCTTCGTGTTCTCGGGTCACAAGATCTTTGGACCGACGGGCATCGGTGTCGTCTACGGCAAGCGGGCGCTGCTCGAGGACATGCCGCCGTGGCAGGGCGGCGGCAACATGATCTCGGATGTGACGTTCGAACGAACGGTGTTCCAGCCGCCGCCGTCGCGCTTCGAGGCGGGCACGGGCAATATCGCGGATGCCGTGGGCCTTGCGGCCGCGCTCGAGTACGTGACGCGCATCGGCATCGAGAATATCGCGCGTTATGAGCACGATTTGCTCGCGTACGCGACGAGCGTGCTTGCGCCGGTGCCGGGTGTGCGGCTCATCGGTACTGCGCACGACAAGGCTAGCGTGCTGTCGTTCGTGCTGAAGGGCTATACGACAGAAGAGGTCGGGCAGGCGCTCAGCCAGGAGGGGATCGCCGTGCGCGCCGGGCATCACTGCGCACAGCCGATCTTGCGTCGCTTCGGGTTGGAGGCCACTGTGCGCCCGTCGCTTGCGTTCTATAACACATGCGACGAGGTCGACGCGATGATCTCGGTGGTTCGCCGTCTATCCACGCGACGGGCCTGA
- a CDS encoding ABC transporter permease gives MSSVLVREQAQRASAGAPRARINGSAVLLGTLGLVAVVALWWLAVALLGRTNAMVAQFAPQRALAALPALVTQDQLFGHVLTSLKRVAVGLFWALLVGVPTGFAMGRIRWLEHALSPTMQLLRMVSPLSWMPIAVMSLGVGDHAVYFLLAFAAVWPVILSTASGVGQIDRRWIELGESLAATRAEMLWHIFVPGIAAHVLTGVRLAIGILWIVLVPAEMLGVSAGLGYLILDTRDRLAYSELTAVILVIGLLGFALDLLARLAYRRLQQF, from the coding sequence TTGTCTAGTGTCCTCGTTCGTGAGCAGGCCCAGCGCGCTTCCGCTGGCGCGCCGCGCGCCCGTATCAACGGGTCGGCCGTGTTGCTCGGTACGCTCGGGCTCGTCGCTGTGGTCGCGCTGTGGTGGCTTGCCGTCGCGCTGCTCGGCCGTACCAATGCCATGGTGGCGCAGTTCGCCCCTCAGCGCGCGCTCGCCGCGCTACCTGCTCTCGTCACACAGGATCAGCTGTTCGGTCACGTCCTGACCAGCCTGAAGCGCGTTGCGGTCGGGCTGTTCTGGGCGCTGCTTGTCGGTGTGCCGACGGGGTTTGCGATGGGGCGCATCCGATGGCTGGAGCATGCACTATCGCCAACGATGCAGCTTCTACGCATGGTGTCGCCGCTTTCGTGGATGCCAATCGCCGTGATGTCGCTGGGAGTAGGCGATCACGCGGTGTATTTCCTGCTGGCGTTCGCCGCCGTCTGGCCTGTGATATTGAGCACCGCATCGGGCGTTGGGCAAATCGATCGCCGCTGGATCGAACTCGGCGAGAGTCTTGCCGCAACGCGCGCCGAAATGCTGTGGCATATCTTTGTGCCGGGCATCGCGGCGCACGTACTTACGGGCGTGCGGCTCGCCATCGGCATTCTGTGGATTGTGCTCGTGCCTGCTGAAATGCTCGGCGTCAGTGCAGGCCTCGGGTATCTGATTCTCGACACGCGAGACCGGCTTGCCTATTCCGAGTTAACGGCCGTCATTCTCGTGATCGGCCTACTGGGGTTTGCGCTCGATCTGCTCGCGCGTCTTGCCTATCGACGCCTTCAACAGTTCTGA
- a CDS encoding ABC transporter substrate-binding protein, with protein MCQLPMSRREWLKLASMFTVAGAAPLLGALNAKAAAEPDAPVRIGYLPITDATPLLVAHNNGYFEAAGVRADKPVLLRSWAQLVEAFLSGQVNVVHLLSPMTVWARYGSQAQAKIVAWNHVNGSALTVTPDINSLADLGGKTVAVPFWYSVHNVVLQDMLRAQGLQPVLKKNGALTAKEVNLIVMAPSDMPPALASRQIAGYIVAEPFNAAAEHLNVGKILRFTGDVWENHACCVVFMHERDLTQRPAWSQSVVDAIVKAQLWTRAHPLDAAKLLSKEGPNHYTPHDSQLLARVLAPPPGDESRYLGDRAIVHADWHARRIDFQPYPYPSYAEELVRRLKTTQVDGSSEFLAKLDPAFVARDLIDDQFVRKSIDKAGGMAAFGQPAGFARKETIVV; from the coding sequence ATGTGTCAACTGCCGATGTCCCGCCGCGAGTGGCTCAAGCTCGCCTCCATGTTCACGGTCGCGGGTGCTGCGCCGCTGCTCGGCGCGCTGAACGCGAAAGCCGCGGCTGAACCCGACGCGCCTGTGCGGATCGGATATCTGCCCATCACCGACGCCACGCCGCTGCTGGTTGCCCACAACAACGGCTATTTCGAAGCGGCAGGCGTTCGCGCGGACAAACCCGTTCTGCTGCGAAGCTGGGCGCAGCTGGTCGAGGCTTTCCTCTCAGGGCAGGTCAACGTCGTCCACCTGCTTTCTCCGATGACCGTATGGGCGCGCTATGGCAGCCAGGCGCAGGCGAAGATCGTCGCCTGGAACCACGTGAACGGGTCGGCGTTGACGGTGACACCCGACATCAATTCGCTCGCGGACCTGGGCGGCAAGACCGTTGCCGTTCCGTTCTGGTATTCCGTTCACAACGTCGTGCTGCAGGACATGCTGCGGGCGCAGGGGCTGCAACCCGTCCTGAAGAAAAATGGTGCGTTGACGGCCAAAGAGGTCAACCTGATCGTGATGGCGCCATCGGACATGCCGCCTGCCCTTGCGTCGCGGCAGATCGCGGGCTACATCGTTGCCGAGCCATTCAACGCGGCGGCGGAACACCTGAATGTCGGCAAGATTCTTCGCTTTACGGGCGATGTCTGGGAAAACCACGCATGCTGTGTCGTGTTCATGCACGAGCGTGACCTGACGCAACGGCCCGCATGGTCGCAGAGCGTCGTCGATGCCATCGTGAAAGCGCAATTGTGGACGCGGGCGCATCCGTTGGACGCCGCGAAGCTACTCTCCAAGGAAGGACCCAACCACTACACGCCGCATGACTCGCAACTCCTCGCACGCGTTCTGGCGCCGCCGCCGGGCGATGAAAGCCGTTATCTCGGCGACCGTGCGATCGTGCATGCCGACTGGCACGCGCGACGGATCGATTTCCAGCCCTATCCTTATCCGAGCTATGCCGAGGAACTGGTACGCCGTCTGAAGACCACTCAGGTGGACGGGTCGAGTGAGTTCCTGGCCAAACTGGACCCTGCATTCGTCGCGCGCGACCTCATCGACGACCAGTTCGTCAGAAAGAGTATCGACAAGGCAGGCGGCATGGCGGCCTTCGGCCAGCCAGCCGGCTTTGCCCGCAAGGAGACGATCGTTGTCTAG
- a CDS encoding ABC transporter ATP-binding protein has protein sequence MTGARIRTSGLTLRYPNRSVLQGVDFSMEPGELVAILGPSGAGKSSFLRTVAGLVRPSSGMVQVDDQPVAGPRADVALAFQDPCLLPWLSVERNVAFGLTFARQPHLSRASRKERVTLALREVALEHSRTWAPSQLSGGMAQRAALARCLARQPRALLLDEPFGALDEVTRADMQQLLVKVVRHTGASTLLVTHDIDEALLVADRILLLGNNGTVVDEWTVDVPAPRAPHIQKLGEMRIQILRALQNSMSRAA, from the coding sequence ATGACAGGCGCGCGCATTCGAACCTCCGGGCTCACGCTGCGTTATCCGAACCGCAGTGTCCTTCAGGGCGTCGATTTCTCGATGGAACCCGGAGAACTCGTCGCGATTCTGGGGCCGAGCGGCGCGGGTAAATCATCGTTTCTGCGCACGGTCGCGGGACTCGTTCGGCCTTCATCGGGCATGGTGCAGGTCGACGATCAACCCGTCGCCGGTCCACGCGCCGATGTAGCGCTCGCATTCCAGGATCCGTGCCTGCTGCCGTGGCTCAGCGTCGAGCGCAACGTCGCATTTGGCCTGACATTCGCGCGACAGCCTCACCTTTCGCGCGCCAGCCGCAAGGAACGTGTGACGCTCGCGCTGCGTGAAGTCGCGCTCGAGCACAGCCGCACCTGGGCGCCTTCGCAGCTTTCGGGCGGCATGGCTCAACGTGCCGCGCTCGCGCGCTGCCTCGCGCGCCAGCCAAGAGCGCTGCTACTGGACGAGCCATTCGGCGCGCTCGATGAAGTGACGCGCGCCGACATGCAGCAACTGCTGGTGAAGGTCGTTCGCCATACCGGCGCGTCCACGCTCCTCGTCACGCACGATATCGACGAAGCGCTTCTGGTTGCAGACCGTATCTTGCTGCTCGGGAACAACGGCACCGTCGTCGATGAATGGACCGTCGATGTGCCCGCGCCGCGCGCGCCGCACATCCAGAAGCTCGGCGAAATGCGTATTCAAATACTGCGGGCGCTGCAAAACTCGATGTCTCGCGCTGCCTGA
- a CDS encoding acyl-CoA dehydrogenase family protein has translation MSSIDSIESQSHSDSLQGELARWLDANAEALDIEQSRAGEVLPRLARAGIFGIGVPLALGGGGGSIADAIGAVAQVAQRSVTAAFVLWGHRTFIEYLLNSPNTTLRDRWLPALLTGEIAGATGLSNAMKFLSNIESLQMHAVRQASGWTLNGSLPWITNLRREGFLAAAAFDHAGAASPSIFAIPNDTDGAHRSDDLDLIGLRASNTAALTLKDVVLDEQYQISADAPAFLARVRPAFLGLQCGLSLGLARRALAAVAEAGDGTRAAIRSEAARVEARLDAETAQLLTGVSDGSFLQRPASLFELRISLAQTVSAAVGLEVQAAGGRGYLRQQAGTARRVREASFIPIVTPSLVQLKSQLALHERTDAQ, from the coding sequence ATGAGTTCGATCGATTCCATCGAAAGCCAAAGCCATAGCGATTCGCTGCAAGGCGAACTGGCGCGATGGCTCGACGCCAACGCCGAAGCGCTGGATATCGAACAATCCCGTGCGGGTGAAGTGCTGCCCCGCCTCGCACGCGCGGGGATCTTTGGAATCGGCGTGCCGCTTGCACTCGGTGGAGGTGGCGGATCGATAGCCGATGCAATCGGCGCGGTCGCGCAAGTGGCGCAGCGCTCGGTGACGGCTGCGTTCGTGTTGTGGGGACATAGAACGTTCATCGAATATCTGTTGAACAGCCCCAATACGACACTGCGCGACAGATGGCTTCCTGCCCTGTTGACGGGTGAAATTGCCGGCGCTACGGGGTTATCGAACGCGATGAAGTTCCTGTCGAACATCGAATCGCTGCAAATGCACGCTGTCCGCCAAGCCAGCGGATGGACGCTGAACGGCAGCCTGCCCTGGATCACGAACCTTCGACGCGAAGGCTTTCTTGCCGCCGCCGCATTCGATCACGCCGGCGCTGCGTCACCGTCGATCTTCGCCATACCCAACGACACAGATGGCGCACATCGCAGCGACGACCTCGATCTGATTGGATTGCGCGCGAGCAATACGGCAGCCCTGACATTGAAGGACGTGGTCCTCGATGAGCAGTATCAGATAAGCGCTGACGCGCCGGCCTTTCTCGCACGCGTACGGCCCGCGTTTTTGGGACTTCAATGCGGCCTCTCGCTGGGACTCGCGCGACGCGCACTGGCTGCCGTCGCCGAAGCCGGCGACGGCACGCGTGCCGCGATCAGGTCCGAAGCAGCCCGCGTTGAAGCGCGACTGGATGCCGAAACGGCACAACTGTTGACGGGCGTCAGCGATGGCAGTTTTCTGCAGCGGCCAGCATCGCTGTTCGAACTGCGGATCTCGCTCGCGCAGACTGTGAGCGCGGCCGTAGGGCTAGAGGTCCAGGCAGCAGGCGGGCGTGGCTACCTTCGTCAGCAGGCGGGAACGGCGCGCCGGGTGCGGGAAGCGTCGTTTATCCCTATCGTGACGCCAAGTCTCGTCCAGTTGAAGAGCCAGCTGGCGCTGCACGAACGGACTGACGCTCAATGA
- a CDS encoding carboxymuconolactone decarboxylase family protein, producing the protein MSRLQLHTVETAPEASRPYLQKSLDNNGFLPNLVASLANAPVALETYLKVGEINGRSGLTLAEREVVQITAAGIHGCCFCVAGHTAVALKKAQLSKALVEDVRSQQPLSDPRLDAVAVFTRAVIASRGAVADEELSAFRAAGFTDANALEVILGVSLATLCNFANNLSRNELNPELAAYRWEPKATVA; encoded by the coding sequence ATGAGCCGTCTGCAACTGCACACCGTCGAAACCGCGCCCGAAGCGAGTCGCCCCTATCTTCAGAAATCGCTCGATAACAACGGCTTTCTGCCGAATCTGGTCGCCTCGCTCGCGAACGCACCTGTTGCGCTCGAAACCTATCTGAAGGTCGGAGAAATCAACGGTCGCAGCGGACTGACGCTCGCCGAGCGCGAAGTCGTGCAGATTACCGCGGCGGGTATACATGGCTGCTGCTTTTGCGTTGCAGGACACACGGCCGTTGCACTGAAGAAGGCTCAATTGTCTAAGGCTTTGGTCGAAGACGTTCGGAGCCAGCAACCGCTTTCCGACCCGCGCCTCGATGCTGTCGCCGTGTTCACGCGCGCTGTCATCGCGAGTCGTGGTGCAGTCGCGGATGAAGAACTGTCGGCGTTCCGCGCCGCGGGCTTTACCGACGCCAACGCCCTCGAAGTCATACTCGGCGTCAGCCTCGCAACGTTATGTAACTTTGCGAACAATCTCTCGCGTAACGAGTTGAATCCGGAACTCGCGGCTTATCGCTGGGAACCGAAGGCGACAGTCGCATGA
- a CDS encoding AraC family transcriptional regulator: MLTTAEKAADWLLSGLELRSTLFHVGQYCGDYRASTAGHQRASFHLVLHGECWLHLPPRNGQPAASTRLVEGDAVFLLHDMIHCLSPDAQPPGDSEFTVRIGTMTPLEMENATSSGNAGGVGLACGFFEYRSDLGEGIHGLLPDHIIARHDDVKLAGARVVFELIRTEAIRTGDAPSPLVNRLADLLFFYALRSVASADDFAPGLWSVMRRSEFAPLVNAIIEHPAEDWTTHSMATFCHMSRARFCRQFAEVSGQPPAQFLAMLRMKVAAEMLRQGASTLDAAEQVGYQSESAFAHAFRRVTGMHPGACRRERSASAAHIATFIENRVSAH, from the coding sequence ATGTTGACTACCGCCGAAAAAGCCGCCGACTGGCTGCTCTCCGGGCTCGAACTGCGCAGCACGCTGTTTCATGTCGGCCAGTATTGCGGTGACTATCGTGCATCGACGGCCGGCCATCAGCGCGCCAGTTTCCATCTCGTTCTTCATGGCGAATGCTGGCTGCACTTGCCCCCGCGCAACGGTCAGCCGGCGGCGAGCACACGGCTCGTCGAAGGAGACGCCGTTTTCCTGTTGCACGACATGATTCATTGTCTGTCGCCCGACGCGCAGCCACCCGGCGATTCAGAGTTCACGGTACGCATCGGCACGATGACGCCGCTGGAAATGGAGAACGCGACATCGTCCGGGAACGCAGGCGGCGTGGGACTGGCATGTGGCTTTTTCGAGTACAGATCGGATCTCGGAGAGGGGATTCATGGTTTATTGCCCGATCACATCATCGCGCGACACGACGACGTCAAACTCGCAGGCGCACGTGTCGTGTTCGAACTGATCCGGACAGAAGCGATCCGCACGGGAGATGCTCCGTCTCCATTGGTCAATCGCCTCGCCGACCTGCTGTTCTTCTATGCGCTGCGATCGGTTGCGAGCGCGGATGACTTTGCGCCCGGATTGTGGTCGGTCATGCGCAGGTCCGAGTTCGCGCCGCTGGTCAACGCCATCATCGAGCATCCAGCCGAAGACTGGACCACGCATTCAATGGCGACGTTCTGTCACATGTCGCGCGCCAGGTTCTGCAGGCAATTCGCTGAAGTCAGCGGGCAACCGCCTGCCCAGTTTCTGGCCATGCTGCGGATGAAGGTCGCGGCCGAAATGCTTCGGCAGGGTGCAAGCACGCTCGATGCGGCGGAACAGGTGGGATATCAATCCGAGTCGGCTTTTGCGCATGCCTTCAGACGTGTCACCGGCATGCATCCCGGTGCATGCCGAAGAGAACGAAGCGCTTCGGCTGCCCACATCGCGACATTCATCGAGAATCGCGTGTCGGCGCACTAG
- a CDS encoding TetR/AcrR family transcriptional regulator yields the protein MIARMNTPDTKSRILAVARYMVQAHGYNALSIREVANEVGIKGPAVHHHYPTKGDLGAALARQYSDDAVVFLEGLLEQHRSERATFDHYIKVFRAALENDNRMCLSGIMAAEHHDLPAEVKVEVQRFMDINVEWLTRLLSLDAERKDKKANKARAMAIFAALEGAQLIARGRSDIRVFDETLRAYRTHGLIP from the coding sequence ATGATTGCGCGCATGAATACTCCCGACACGAAAAGCCGCATCCTCGCGGTGGCACGCTACATGGTGCAGGCCCACGGATACAACGCGCTCAGCATTCGCGAGGTCGCGAACGAAGTCGGCATCAAGGGCCCAGCCGTTCACCATCACTATCCGACCAAGGGCGACCTCGGCGCGGCGCTCGCACGGCAATACAGCGACGATGCCGTCGTATTTCTGGAGGGATTGCTCGAGCAGCACAGGAGCGAGCGCGCGACCTTCGACCACTACATCAAGGTGTTTCGAGCAGCCCTCGAAAACGACAACCGCATGTGCTTGAGCGGCATCATGGCTGCCGAGCATCACGATCTTCCCGCGGAGGTCAAAGTCGAGGTACAGCGATTCATGGATATCAACGTCGAATGGCTGACTCGCCTGCTTTCGCTCGATGCTGAGCGAAAGGACAAGAAAGCAAACAAGGCTCGTGCGATGGCGATCTTCGCGGCACTGGAAGGAGCGCAGCTCATTGCGCGCGGCCGGTCCGACATTCGCGTTTTCGATGAGACGCTGCGCGCGTATCGAACGCACGGACTTATTCCTTGA
- a CDS encoding glutathione S-transferase family protein → MKIYDIPGFPNPLRIRIVLAEKQLASQVEFVKVDLPAAEHKQAAFLKINPTGTVPVLELDDGTRIAECTAITEYLDNLDGDPILTGKTARDKGVIHMMQKRAESELIDPVGIYFHHATAGLGDALREYKHPQWTARAEWGKLQGEKAVAGMRYFDSVLEAQPYVAGDAFSMADITVWAGLLFAHFARIDVPDDCNALRAWKERVDGRASVVNPA, encoded by the coding sequence ATGAAAATCTATGACATCCCCGGGTTCCCGAACCCATTGCGCATTCGCATCGTGCTGGCCGAGAAGCAGCTCGCTTCGCAGGTCGAGTTCGTCAAGGTCGACCTGCCTGCGGCGGAACACAAGCAAGCCGCGTTTTTGAAGATCAATCCGACAGGCACCGTGCCCGTGCTCGAACTCGACGATGGAACCCGAATCGCTGAATGTACGGCGATTACCGAGTATCTCGACAATCTGGACGGCGACCCGATCCTCACGGGCAAGACCGCGCGCGACAAAGGTGTGATTCACATGATGCAAAAGCGCGCCGAGTCGGAGCTCATCGATCCTGTAGGCATTTATTTTCATCATGCGACAGCGGGATTGGGCGATGCGCTGCGCGAATACAAGCATCCGCAGTGGACGGCTCGCGCCGAGTGGGGAAAGCTCCAGGGCGAAAAGGCCGTCGCGGGCATGCGATATTTCGATAGCGTGCTTGAAGCCCAGCCTTATGTAGCGGGCGATGCGTTTTCGATGGCTGATATCACCGTCTGGGCTGGGCTGCTGTTTGCGCACTTCGCCAGGATCGACGTGCCGGACGATTGCAACGCGCTTCGTGCATGGAAAGAAAGGGTCGATGGGCGTGCGTCGGTTGTGAATCCGGCGTAG
- a CDS encoding ATP-binding protein: MIELHTLSKVPVFADLTEDRLQWLRENLIEFSVSAGAVLLHEGEMTTSLLILLEGEVTTTRREDGRDYGERFPAPDVFGTPCVIASIPFPATLTAMRDCRLARLPEAAFRELFMSSGPFGRVVARVMTDWLTALETADLNRAKLAALGKLAAGLAHELNNPAAALTRALDHMRREFAALEDAALALGCNAVPREVVARLGALVNRKAPSDAMNSLQRSDAEARLGDWLATHGVTKPWLAAPVLVAHGVTVEDLDPLASSLDTRQFDSAIGWIARVLDLRSMMDEAMQGALRISDIVAAMKSYSFMDQGPQQEIDIHEGIDDTLTVMMHEMKRGIDVIRDYDHSLPRLQVYGSELNQVWTRIIENAIEAMNGQGTITIHTRRDADCAVVEIADNGPGIPPEALTHLFEPFFTSKHVAGAHDHGLGLGLHIAYRIVVNRHGGTIQAQSGPGWTTFRVTLPLGFNVPPAA, from the coding sequence ATGATCGAACTCCACACGTTGAGCAAGGTACCCGTGTTCGCGGACCTCACGGAGGATCGGCTGCAATGGCTGCGTGAGAACCTGATCGAGTTCTCCGTCAGTGCTGGCGCGGTGCTGCTGCACGAAGGCGAAATGACCACGAGCCTGCTGATCCTGCTCGAAGGCGAAGTCACGACGACGAGACGCGAAGACGGACGGGACTATGGCGAGCGCTTTCCTGCGCCGGATGTGTTCGGCACGCCGTGCGTGATCGCTTCGATACCTTTCCCAGCCACGCTGACGGCCATGCGCGATTGCCGGCTTGCCCGGCTGCCTGAGGCTGCTTTCCGCGAACTGTTCATGTCGAGCGGTCCGTTTGGGCGTGTCGTCGCGCGCGTAATGACGGACTGGCTGACTGCGCTGGAAACAGCGGACCTCAATCGCGCGAAACTCGCCGCCCTGGGCAAGCTCGCGGCGGGGCTCGCGCACGAGCTGAACAATCCCGCTGCCGCGTTGACGCGTGCGCTCGATCACATGCGCCGCGAGTTTGCGGCGCTCGAAGACGCGGCGTTGGCGCTCGGCTGCAATGCCGTGCCGCGCGAGGTTGTTGCTCGACTCGGCGCTCTGGTAAACCGCAAGGCGCCTAGCGACGCGATGAATTCGTTGCAGCGAAGCGATGCAGAAGCGCGGCTCGGCGACTGGCTGGCCACGCATGGCGTCACGAAGCCTTGGCTCGCGGCACCCGTTCTCGTTGCACACGGGGTCACCGTGGAGGACCTCGACCCGTTGGCCAGCAGCCTGGACACGCGGCAGTTCGATTCCGCCATCGGCTGGATTGCACGCGTGCTGGACCTTCGCTCGATGATGGACGAAGCGATGCAAGGCGCACTGCGCATCTCCGATATTGTGGCCGCGATGAAGTCGTATTCGTTCATGGATCAGGGCCCGCAGCAGGAGATCGACATTCACGAAGGCATCGACGACACGCTGACCGTGATGATGCATGAGATGAAGCGCGGCATCGACGTGATACGCGACTACGACCACAGCTTGCCGCGACTTCAGGTGTATGGGAGCGAATTGAACCAGGTCTGGACGCGGATCATCGAAAACGCGATCGAGGCGATGAACGGGCAGGGCACTATCACGATCCACACGCGGCGCGATGCCGACTGCGCCGTCGTCGAGATCGCCGACAATGGGCCCGGCATTCCGCCAGAGGCATTGACACATCTCTTCGAGCCTTTCTTCACTTCAAAGCATGTCGCCGGGGCGCACGACCATGGCTTGGGGCTCGGTCTGCATATTGCGTACCGCATCGTGGTCAACCGGCACGGCGGCACGATACAGGCGCAGTCGGGTCCGGGCTGGACGACTTTCCGCGTGACACTGCCGTTGGGATTCAACGTGCCGCCCGCCGCATAG